From Leptolyngbya sp. 'hensonii', the proteins below share one genomic window:
- a CDS encoding thioredoxin family protein, with the protein MENTTLIGRYAPDFELRGIDDSVHHLARYLEDLKLVGVVFMCNHCPYVGMYLERLKTIQATFQAQGFTLVGINSNDATQFPEDSFDQMKIFAAERQLNFPYLRDDTQDVARSFHAEKTPQVFLINHQSVICYGGGIDDDPQNGSTIPHRYLEDAILEILRGKAVSVTSGPAVGCSIKWRT; encoded by the coding sequence ATGGAAAACACAACCCTTATTGGCAGATATGCTCCAGATTTTGAACTCAGGGGAATCGATGATTCTGTACACCACCTGGCTCGTTATTTAGAGGACCTGAAGCTGGTTGGGGTTGTTTTCATGTGTAATCACTGTCCCTATGTGGGGATGTATCTGGAGCGCCTCAAAACCATTCAGGCCACATTTCAGGCTCAGGGGTTTACCCTGGTCGGCATCAATTCCAATGATGCCACTCAGTTTCCTGAGGATAGTTTCGATCAGATGAAGATTTTTGCGGCAGAACGGCAGTTGAATTTTCCTTACCTGCGAGATGACACCCAGGATGTGGCCCGTTCATTTCACGCTGAAAAAACCCCTCAGGTCTTTTTAATTAATCATCAAAGTGTCATCTGTTACGGGGGGGGTATTGATGATGATCCGCAAAATGGGTCAACCATTCCCCATCGCTATCTAGAGGATGCGATCTTAGAAATTTTGCGGGGGAAGGCAGTCTCAGTCACCTCTGGACCTGCTGTAGGTTGTTCCATTAAATGGCGTACCTGA
- the speB gene encoding agmatinase, translating to MVQSAVSVLPFLGTEVASTYENANVVILPVPFEATTTYRRGCENGPAAILKASHQVEYYDEELEQELWPTGLYTHPPIADTRYNHKISSEEMLQITQQTLERLILDGKFVIALGGEHSITEAIVAAYQQTNSKEPFTVIQVDAHGDLRHEYEGSIHNHACVMRRVVDMGLPTVQLGIRSICKEEADLIKDRQLTVFRAREIALQPDWMERALASISTRKVFCTIDLDGIDPTLIPGVGTPEPGGLNWYSLTTFLARLFQAHEVIGCDVMELAPIVDSVVSEFTAAKLVYKLIGYWVTSKQQARD from the coding sequence ATGGTGCAATCTGCGGTTTCTGTGCTGCCATTCCTGGGGACGGAAGTGGCATCGACTTACGAGAATGCGAACGTTGTAATTTTGCCGGTTCCTTTTGAGGCCACCACAACCTATCGGCGTGGCTGCGAAAATGGTCCTGCAGCAATCCTTAAAGCCTCCCATCAAGTAGAGTATTACGACGAAGAGTTGGAGCAAGAACTGTGGCCAACAGGTCTCTACACCCACCCTCCCATTGCTGATACTCGTTATAATCACAAAATTTCCTCCGAGGAAATGCTGCAAATCACACAGCAGACTTTAGAGAGATTAATCCTTGATGGCAAGTTTGTCATCGCTCTAGGGGGTGAGCATAGCATTACTGAGGCGATCGTGGCAGCCTATCAGCAGACAAATTCCAAAGAACCCTTCACAGTGATTCAGGTGGATGCCCATGGAGATTTACGGCATGAGTACGAAGGATCTATCCACAATCACGCCTGTGTGATGCGAAGAGTTGTGGATATGGGGTTACCCACCGTTCAGTTAGGCATTCGCAGTATTTGTAAGGAAGAGGCAGACCTGATTAAGGACAGGCAACTGACTGTGTTTCGGGCCCGAGAAATTGCCCTGCAGCCAGATTGGATGGAAAGAGCTCTAGCCAGCATTTCGACCAGAAAAGTCTTTTGCACGATCGATCTTGACGGGATTGATCCAACTCTGATCCCTGGCGTGGGAACACCTGAGCCAGGGGGGCTCAACTGGTATAGTTTGACGACTTTTCTGGCCCGATTGTTCCAGGCCCATGAGGTCATTGGTTGTGATGTAATGGAATTGGCCCCTATTGTGGATTCGGTCGTGTCGGAATTTACAGCTGCTAAGCTTGTTTATAAGCTGATTGGGTATTGGGTCACCAGCAAACAACAAGCAAGAGATTAG
- a CDS encoding GTP-binding protein, with amino-acid sequence MPLPRLLILLVGLGIILGLLIWLISSLAQLYTTIALTQPLLGNLLLIVVIALLLVLVGAFLYYFLILPQGRKKSRRQQATPKVSEVRTEAAEETLKAVRRQVAQIQDEVARQELLSRSREIEQNLNRGEIRVVVFGTGSAGKTSLVNALLGRIVGRVDAPMGSTTVSETYLLRFKGVDRQILITDTPGILEVGVAGTEREQLARQLATDANLLLFVVDNDLRQSEYEPLKALVEIGKRSVLVFNKTDLYPDVDRETLLARLRERVRGVIPAQDVVAIAANPQPVRLETGELVQPEPDVLPLLRRMAIILRSEGEDLVADNILLQSQRLGAAARRLIDGQRRRQADKVVDRFQWIGAGVIAVTPLPVVDMLAAAAVNAQMVVEIGKVYGCEINLERGREMALSLAKTLVGLGVVKGTFELLQVALNLNLGTLIVSRVIQAVSAAYLTRIAGKSFIEYFRHNQDWGDGGITEVVQRQFELNRRDEFIGAFIQEAIARVVRPLTGEVRFPSPIEEEIEP; translated from the coding sequence ATGCCGCTACCACGCCTGCTGATCTTGCTTGTCGGTTTGGGGATCATCTTAGGATTGTTGATCTGGCTGATCAGTTCCCTGGCCCAACTGTATACCACTATCGCCCTGACCCAGCCCCTACTGGGTAATTTGCTGCTGATTGTGGTGATTGCCCTGCTGCTGGTGCTGGTGGGGGCCTTCCTGTATTACTTCTTGATCCTGCCCCAGGGTCGCAAGAAATCCCGTCGTCAACAGGCAACGCCCAAAGTTTCAGAGGTTCGGACAGAGGCCGCCGAGGAAACCCTGAAAGCAGTCCGCCGTCAGGTGGCTCAGATTCAGGATGAAGTCGCCCGCCAGGAACTCCTGAGTCGATCGCGGGAAATTGAACAAAACCTGAACCGGGGTGAAATTCGAGTCGTCGTGTTTGGCACGGGGTCAGCCGGAAAGACCTCTTTGGTGAATGCCCTTCTGGGTCGGATCGTCGGTCGGGTGGATGCCCCCATGGGCAGCACCACCGTGAGCGAAACCTACCTGCTCCGGTTCAAAGGGGTAGATCGGCAAATCCTGATCACCGATACGCCGGGCATTCTGGAGGTGGGGGTGGCGGGCACGGAACGGGAGCAGTTGGCCCGACAACTGGCTACAGATGCCAATTTGCTGTTATTTGTTGTGGACAATGACTTACGTCAGTCCGAATATGAGCCGTTAAAGGCCCTGGTCGAGATTGGGAAGCGATCGGTCCTGGTCTTCAACAAAACAGATCTGTATCCCGATGTCGATCGAGAAACCCTGCTGGCACGCCTGCGAGAGCGGGTGCGGGGGGTGATTCCGGCTCAGGATGTGGTTGCGATCGCGGCTAATCCCCAGCCCGTTCGCTTAGAAACCGGTGAACTGGTGCAGCCTGAGCCAGATGTGCTGCCCTTGTTACGCCGCATGGCGATCATTTTGCGATCGGAAGGGGAAGATCTGGTAGCCGACAATATTCTGCTGCAATCTCAACGGCTGGGAGCAGCGGCCCGACGGTTAATTGATGGGCAACGCCGCCGTCAGGCTGACAAAGTTGTAGACCGCTTCCAGTGGATTGGAGCGGGGGTGATCGCAGTGACACCCCTACCAGTCGTAGATATGTTAGCAGCGGCAGCGGTCAATGCCCAGATGGTGGTCGAAATTGGCAAGGTTTATGGCTGTGAGATCAACCTGGAGCGCGGTCGGGAAATGGCCCTTTCCCTGGCAAAAACACTGGTTGGCCTGGGAGTGGTGAAAGGAACATTTGAATTGCTCCAAGTGGCCCTCAATCTGAATCTGGGAACTCTGATTGTCAGTCGGGTGATTCAGGCGGTCAGTGCGGCTTATCTGACCCGTATTGCAGGCAAAAGTTTCATCGAGTATTTTCGCCACAATCAGGACTGGGGCGATGGGGGGATCACAGAAGTAGTCCAGCGTCAGTTTGAGCTGAATCGCCGGGATGAGTTCATTGGTGCCTTCATTCAGGAGGCGATCGCCCGAGTGGTTCGGCCCCTGACGGGAGAGGTTCGCTTCCCCTCCCCGATCGAGGAAGAGATTGAGCCGTAA
- a CDS encoding PadR family transcriptional regulator, with the protein MKFEDIYQFFQNPPPIYLTKEQAVCYVLSILLRGDSYGTELILLLENEHPTYRLSDTVLYSALKFLEDEEVIAGYWKKVEGRGRPRRMYQIQPEWRTRSQELALLWQEYTRGIVHPMIANQH; encoded by the coding sequence ATGAAGTTTGAAGATATTTATCAGTTTTTCCAGAATCCCCCACCGATCTATCTGACGAAAGAACAGGCAGTTTGCTATGTCCTTTCGATCCTGCTCAGGGGAGATTCCTACGGTACGGAGTTAATCCTGCTCCTGGAGAATGAGCACCCCACCTATCGCCTTTCAGATACCGTTCTCTACAGCGCCCTCAAGTTTCTTGAGGACGAGGAGGTGATCGCAGGTTACTGGAAGAAGGTAGAGGGACGGGGACGCCCTCGCAGGATGTATCAAATCCAGCCAGAATGGCGCACCCGATCCCAGGAGTTAGCCCTGCTCTGGCAGGAATACACCCGGGGTATCGTCCATCCCATGATTGCCAATCAGCACTGA
- the frr gene encoding ribosome recycling factor, which produces MKLAEVELLMQKAVEATQRSFNTIRTGRASTSLLDRVMVDYYGSPTPLKTLANINTPDASTITIQPFDRSSVNAIEKAISLSDIGLTPNNDGSMIRLNVPPLTTERRKEFVKLASKYAEEGKVSVRNIRRDAVDSVRKQEKAGDLPEDEARDLQDKIQKLTDKYIAKVEDLLAEKEKDITTV; this is translated from the coding sequence GTGAAGTTAGCTGAAGTTGAATTGTTGATGCAAAAAGCAGTTGAAGCGACGCAGCGGTCCTTCAATACCATTCGGACGGGCAGGGCCAGTACGTCACTGCTCGATCGAGTCATGGTTGATTATTATGGATCCCCGACCCCTCTGAAGACACTGGCGAATATCAACACACCAGATGCCAGCACCATTACCATTCAACCCTTCGATCGCAGTAGTGTGAATGCGATCGAGAAAGCCATCTCTCTGTCCGATATTGGGCTGACCCCCAATAACGATGGCTCCATGATTCGGCTCAATGTCCCCCCTCTAACCACAGAGCGGCGTAAGGAGTTTGTCAAGCTGGCCTCTAAGTATGCGGAAGAAGGAAAAGTATCCGTCCGGAATATTCGCCGGGATGCGGTTGATTCCGTCCGCAAGCAGGAGAAAGCAGGCGACCTCCCGGAGGATGAAGCCAGAGATCTGCAGGATAAGATCCAGAAGTTGACGGATAAATATATCGCCAAAGTTGAAGACTTACTGGCTGAGAAAGAGAAAGACATCACCACTGTTTGA
- the ispD gene encoding 2-C-methyl-D-erythritol 4-phosphate cytidylyltransferase: protein MYLLIPAAGSGRRMGHHRNKLLLSLLDRPILAWTLAAAAASQQIRWIGIVSQPEDWPDFKEILASLSFPFPLHLIPGGSTRQESVYNGLQALPPEAEQVLIHDGARCLATPELLDRCADAILHCPGLIAAVPVKDTIKVVKPASQQIQSTPDRRLLWAAQTPQGFSVPLLKQCHEEGRRQGWEVTDDAALFEQCNLPVQIVAGEETNLKVTTPVDLAIAEFILRQRLAPAH from the coding sequence ATGTACTTACTCATTCCCGCTGCAGGCTCTGGTCGTCGCATGGGGCATCACCGCAACAAGCTCCTGCTGTCCTTGCTGGACAGACCAATTCTGGCCTGGACATTGGCAGCGGCGGCGGCTTCACAACAGATTCGCTGGATTGGTATTGTCAGCCAGCCGGAGGATTGGCCAGATTTTAAGGAGATTCTGGCCAGTCTCAGCTTTCCTTTTCCCCTGCATCTGATTCCCGGAGGATCAACGCGGCAGGAATCTGTTTACAACGGGCTGCAGGCCCTCCCCCCCGAGGCAGAACAGGTTCTGATCCACGATGGAGCCCGATGTCTAGCCACCCCAGAACTGCTGGATCGCTGTGCTGACGCAATTCTTCACTGTCCCGGCTTGATTGCAGCTGTGCCTGTGAAGGATACGATTAAGGTGGTTAAACCAGCCAGTCAACAGATTCAAAGTACCCCCGATCGGCGTTTGCTCTGGGCTGCCCAGACCCCGCAGGGGTTCTCAGTTCCACTGCTCAAGCAATGTCATGAGGAGGGGCGTCGTCAGGGGTGGGAAGTCACCGACGATGCCGCATTGTTTGAGCAGTGTAATCTACCCGTCCAGATTGTGGCTGGGGAAGAGACAAACCTGAAGGTCACCACCCCAGTTGACCTGGCGATCGCAGAGTTCATTCTCCGCCAGCGCCTCGCTCCAGCCCACTAA
- a CDS encoding glycosyltransferase family 9 protein, giving the protein MRILALVPGGIGDQILFFPALDTLKRVYPEAQIDVVVEPRAKEAYRVSKAVRDTILFDFGGNNSLADWGNLLGVIRDREYDVAFSVRPSWGVGLLLWLTGIPTRIGYAGVSTGFLTHPVAQKTEQYTAAMYYDLLQGLGIHEACPEVSISLPRKDIEWAEAEQKRLGLQGGGYVLIHGSSHQAATSAEQEKTYPIKSWVKIIQDFRQKQPDLPIVLLRGLEPPDLVDDLMEVSLKPAPLVTRPGELGKLAAMIAGSSLMLCTESTAMNLAVALQAFTLTIFGPTDPAKLLPVSDRFLGLQSSTGKAADIPPEKVLEKIWGG; this is encoded by the coding sequence ATGCGAATACTGGCCCTTGTCCCCGGTGGGATTGGCGACCAAATCCTGTTCTTTCCAGCCCTGGATACCCTGAAACGGGTTTACCCAGAAGCTCAGATTGATGTCGTCGTTGAGCCTCGCGCTAAGGAAGCTTACCGAGTTTCTAAAGCAGTCAGGGATACTATCCTGTTCGATTTTGGCGGGAATAACAGTCTGGCGGACTGGGGCAATCTCCTGGGCGTCATTCGCGATCGGGAATACGATGTGGCTTTTTCAGTCCGGCCAAGTTGGGGGGTAGGTCTGCTCCTTTGGTTAACCGGTATTCCGACTCGGATTGGGTACGCTGGCGTAAGTACTGGGTTTCTCACCCATCCGGTGGCTCAAAAAACAGAACAGTACACAGCAGCGATGTACTATGACCTGCTCCAGGGACTGGGGATTCATGAAGCCTGCCCAGAGGTTTCAATCAGTTTGCCCCGAAAAGATATTGAATGGGCCGAAGCAGAACAGAAGCGTCTGGGTTTGCAGGGAGGAGGCTATGTTCTGATTCATGGCAGTTCCCATCAGGCAGCAACATCCGCTGAGCAAGAGAAGACGTATCCGATCAAAAGCTGGGTCAAAATCATTCAGGATTTCCGGCAGAAGCAGCCCGATTTGCCGATCGTGCTCCTGCGCGGATTGGAACCCCCAGATCTGGTTGATGACCTGATGGAAGTTAGCCTGAAGCCAGCCCCTCTGGTGACTAGACCTGGTGAGCTGGGCAAGCTGGCGGCGATGATTGCAGGATCTAGCTTGATGCTCTGTACCGAAAGTACAGCAATGAACCTGGCTGTTGCCCTCCAAGCGTTTACCCTGACTATTTTTGGCCCTACCGATCCAGCGAAGCTACTCCCAGTCAGCGATCGTTTCCTCGGCCTTCAATCTTCCACGGGTAAGGCTGCAGATATCCCCCCTGAAAAAGTTCTGGAGAAAATCTGGGGCGGCTAG
- the pyrH gene encoding UMP kinase, translated as MGIAYRRVLLKLSGEALMGDLNYGIDPAVVQAIAQEVSAVTASGVQMAIVVGGGNIFRGVKGAAAGMDRATADYIGMIATVMNAMTLQDSLEQAGVPTRVQTAIAMQEVAEPYIRRRAIRHLEKGRVVIFGAGSGNPFFTTDTTAALRAAEISADVLFKATKVDGVYDSDPKLNPTAKRYQTLTYSHVLTQDLKVMDGTAIALCKDNNIPIMVFDLSVRGNIHRAVMGEPIGTVVGGFCEVS; from the coding sequence ATGGGGATAGCTTACCGACGGGTTTTGCTTAAGTTGAGCGGTGAAGCCCTCATGGGCGACTTGAATTATGGCATCGATCCGGCAGTCGTACAGGCTATTGCTCAAGAAGTGTCAGCGGTTACAGCCAGTGGTGTGCAAATGGCGATCGTGGTTGGCGGGGGCAATATTTTCCGGGGGGTCAAGGGAGCTGCTGCCGGTATGGATCGAGCCACTGCTGACTATATTGGTATGATTGCAACGGTGATGAATGCTATGACCCTGCAGGATTCCCTGGAGCAGGCTGGTGTGCCAACTCGGGTGCAGACCGCGATCGCCATGCAGGAGGTCGCTGAGCCCTATATTCGGCGGCGAGCTATCCGCCACCTGGAGAAGGGGCGAGTCGTAATATTTGGTGCGGGCTCCGGTAATCCATTTTTCACCACTGATACCACAGCCGCACTCCGGGCTGCCGAGATTAGCGCAGATGTATTGTTCAAAGCTACAAAAGTGGATGGCGTTTATGATTCCGATCCCAAGTTGAATCCAACTGCCAAACGCTATCAGACTTTGACCTATAGCCATGTCCTGACTCAGGACTTAAAGGTCATGGATGGCACAGCCATTGCCCTTTGCAAAGATAACAACATTCCCATCATGGTTTTTGACCTCTCTGTGCGGGGTAATATTCATCGGGCTGTGATGGGGGAACCCATTGGAACAGTTGTTGGAGGTTTCTGTGAAGTTAGCTGA